TACTTTGCCGTATATACTGCCGGACGGATCTCAAATATTggttaaaacaaaaaaatatagaatatatatatatgaatatatatatatatatatatatatatatatatatatatatataatattatatatatttatgtatgtgtgtatatgtttatatatatatattccttcattttatttttaacagATTGGATCGGAGAGATATAGGGCACCAGAAGTTTTGTTCAATCCTTCCATTTTAGGATTAGAATATTTgggtaatataaaaaaaaaaaaaaaaaaaaaaaaaaaaaaattatatgtataatataaaaatgaatataatttttataatcttacaattttattattttttttttttttttttgttgataGGTCTTTCTGAATTAATCGTAACATCAATAACAAGGGCTGATATGGATCTTAGAAAAACTTTATATTCTCATATTGTATTATCAGGAGGAACTACATTATTCCAAGgtataattttatgtatatatttatgggTCTATAAtttgatatttatataaattttttttttttttttttttttttttttatgatattatGTAACTTTATCCATGCTACACattaacataaaaataaaaacattttaatttattatctgTGCAGGATTTGGAGATCGTTTGTTAAACGAAATAAGAAAATTTGCTCCCAAGGATATAacagtatatatatatatatatttatatatttatatatttatttattttaatgttgtcattttatttaatattggCCTCTTTTTATAGATAAGAATTAGTGCCCCTCCTGAACGTAAATTCAGTACATTCATTGGAGGATCGATTTTAGCCTCCTTAGCAactttcaaaaaaatatggatatCCAAACAAGTCATAAAGAAGAAACAAAATGaatcatttataaatatatatatatatatatatatatatatatatatatatgtatttatatttatatatattttttttttgtgtgtttaTAGGAATTTGATGAATACGGGTCagttatattacataaaaagtctttttgattttttaaacCCAAtaactttatatatttgtgataTTTTTACTAGATTCATTTTAAAACTCTTTTacaatatattcatataaatataaatacatatatgacatttattatgaataaattGTTTTCTCTTCATTTTCTAAAAGCATtctatatacatgtatatatatatttttttttttggtaattttttttttatactttttataagattattacaaaaaaataaaaaaaataaataaaactattcactcaatatatatatatgtatatattgttCATTAAGATATGTCCaattttttatctatatattctgGAGTAATCATTTTATTCATTCGGCACTCtgagatatataaaaatatatatttatatgtgtatgatattattttattgttattattttttttttttccttttttattataccttttaatatttccaaTTTAATGACATGAAACCTTTTGGCATATTCgtttttcttttctataaAGGATGtaatgtgtatataaataaatatgcataaattatatgttaatatatatatatatatatatatatatatttatttatttatttatttatatatttcttcttattatatttttttttttaaccatTTGGTaggttttttaatttttcatgtattattttattaattgttACATTGAGAAtctaaaagaattaaaatacatataataattttataatgaatgaaaaaatatatttatattttagtatgtccatatattatatgtaataatatatattacatttaattTGTTGGGGTTCATATCGTTTTTCTTCTTATCatgttttcttatttttattgtatcCATATTTTTGAAATTATCAAAATGGTTGTAAATAAAGCGAAGAATATGTACTAGCTGGAactaaatgaaaaaaaaaaaaaaaaaaaaaaaaattaacatatacatatatatatatatatatatttaaatgttggagtattatccatatatatttcctcattaaactttatttttttcatctttacCTTTCCTACTTTATTCTTCttagttttatattttttgtagaaGGTATTAACTTGAagtgataatattttttcttgcCATTTAAATTTTGATTTGACTACATGTATCATTTTTgacaaatatttttcttgatTTGATTGgatagaatattttttatgacaTTTATAATTTCTAATAATAGTTtttgaagaaatatatttgaattttaCCCTCTTCTTATTTCTATTAAGACATGTAGCAAGTGgagtatttatatatgtctgaatataattataaggatctaaaggaataaaaatatatatatatatatataaatatatgtgtgtatatattatatataaaaaataatcacatatatatccTTTTCGTGTTACATTTTTTGgtaagaatataatattcttttctcATGGAAGGTAAATGAAAtgtatcatttaatataataattctattTTGTGTTCCTCCCCTTCTCATTATATTCTTGCAATATTCATAGGCTATTTCTCTAGATAGGTTCCAATACTTTATTTGATTATAGCTTGTTggttttttgttttgttttttcttttcttttttgtttgttttttttaattttataaaaagagtatcatttttatttattatgtttgATTTTTTGAAAACTGGATAAAAGATATttccatttatttttttatctttcttgtggaatatataaaattttgatttatttaatgTACATACATGACAATTATTAGTATCTATTCTTTCAATTTGTTGTCTTTTAAATGCATCTATAATATAGTTCGTGTTgtcataaaataatttttctatttGATCTGTtgatatgttatatatgtatgtattaaaattataagttaaaaattttttaaaatattttatgaatttatatatatttttgtaaaaaataaaaaacaattttttattatatttatgtatacatGGTTTATAAAAgaactttttatatattttattatatttatgattattatttatcttattattattttttctttttattttttttctactgTTCTTatgatgttttttttttccctctAAATGATCAAACGTTTCATTTTGtgtatttctatatttattaagaataaaaatagatgattttttattaatgatatttaaaaaatgtctagttagaaatattaaaaatgaaaacgaAGGTGCTATATTATCTTCCTTTCTTCTTATTGTTCTTAATATGTTCTTTTGTTCTCTCTCCtttatttgataataatattttattattttgatgaaaatttttttttcctctaCATTTTGTTTGTAGGAacattctttttcattttttatgtttacaaaaaaataaagaaataagtAAATCACCTTATTTCTTTTAAGCAAGTAATTTATGAATTTATCTTTACCGCTACAAGGTGGACCATAAAAGAGTAGAACAAAATTCATTATaagaacataaaaaaaaaaaaaaaaaaaaaaaaaaaaaaattacaaatgTACTTGAATTGTTAAATGATGTAAaatacaagaaaaaaaaaaaaaaaaaaaaaatatatatatatatatatatatataaatgaacaaaaaaaaataaaataaataaaaataaaaaaataaaaaaaaaataggatatatataatataaaaatattatgaaatatattgataatatatatatattttcttcatttttgtGCTATTGGAATTGGGTCCcttgtttctttttcttttactttttattatctttttattttttccttaaaggtaaacatattattcatataacaGTCAATAtcatatgtttttatatttaactttttaaatatttctttgttataatttcttttcatttttttttcaaaaatatttattatagcCCCCTTGTTGTTTATTCTTCCTATTCGTCCGCATCTATGTACATATTCTGTTGTGTCTATAAAGAGGATAAATGTTAAAATTGGATGATaatgtttaaaaatattgtgCGCAgtgtaataaataaatatatataaagatatattatgtgtaatatataaaaaaattatatgctatataaaatattaaatctaacaaatatatatatatatatatatatatatatatatatttatattaatttttttttttttttttttttttttttttttttgtgttacCAAAAGGCATgtcataatttataattgtcGTGAAACCCATACAATTGATACCCCTATATAACAAATTtgttgatataaataaaaagttgACGtacttttttaaatttttataatcaatCAAAtcgtttttaaaaaaattagcaTAATTTATATCCTTGAATATCTTCTTTTTCCCTTTATCTTTCTGAGAAAATATTGTCTGAATGTCAACGTCAAATCGGTTTCTGAAAAGACTCCATAAGTCCAACActtttttctaaaaaaaagaaatatatatatatatatttaagtgaattaatataattgtatGTACTGTTCAGgtgttttatttaataaatgcaTAAAATAACATGAACAAgtcatgtttttttttttttttttttttttttttctatataaaacagccaaaataaaaaatatccatatatgtatattaaataacattgtgtatatttcttttttttcatttttacctTGGTGTTGCAGAAAACTAAAACGTTTTTGTTGAGTGGGTTAGAAAAAAGAACTCTTAAGAAATTACTTGTAgcattattatttctttctttgttttttttatcataacaATAGTTTAGgtgtattaaattttttggCATATTTACAATActgtttattttaaataaatcgTTTAACATGATTTGCTCCCTTTTATAATTgataaatgaattatttgtttgttttgtgtcgttatttttttgatgatTTAAATGTAAATCATCTTCACCACCACTACTACAACTACTAcaactactactactataattatcatcatcattattattattattttcattatttagaatttcttgttttttttttgtgatagAAGTATCACTTGTTGTAACATCCTCATTTTGAATTTGTTTCCTTTCTTTATGATTTTGAtctgttatatatttatcattaataaattcagaatataaattatttaaaaagttggttgtaataatatgttttgtATATGTTAAATATGGATATATCGCTGACGTAGCACTACAACAAATAACATTTACAACTGAgatgttatttttataatgttgtatattatttgtatcttttataattttttttttttgtacatcttcttctttattttttaaataaatacttTTTAATAGTTTTGCAAAAAATTGGTTTTCTAATTCTACGAcattttccttatttttaAGATTGTTTTTTACTTTCATTGAGCTGAAAAAGAAATCATATTCATCGAATATGACtgtagatatattatttaatttgatGATTTTTTTCTCATGTATTAATTTATGTAATCTTCCTGGTGTtccaatatatatgttaatattttcttcatcgagtatataatataaatttttatgtgtaaatatattttctttatcttcataaataatattgtcTGCAGATtcatatgtaaaataaaacaaatccTTACTAACATTCTTATCGAACTGGTTATGACAAATATTAGGactatccatattattactatcaatattattattattattattaccatcaGGATTACTAATATTGTCACacttattattttcctttttttcttcatctttaatatgttttaatatacTCCCCTTCTCATGCACAcacacaaaataatatataaaagaatcaATATGTTTTGATAAAGattctaaatatataattacaaaattaaaaaagtgcttcacataaaaattattgtcTAATTTTATTTGAACATAAAAAGGTTCAAAGTCCATAACAGTTAAACATAATTTTAAGATGATATAATGAGCTAATTCATTTCTACTTTCTAAAATATCtattaacttttttttattacatgtttgaaaatatgtatatatatatatattaatatgaaaacataaattataaaaatataattttaataatacataatatattttcttaataaatctattcatataatataatattttatctttataatatattttattattatgaatatttatattatctataaaaatttttaataattttactaTCAATTTTATGGGGggattaaacatatatatataatctatagttattttacataatactttaaaaaatatatctaataaaacttcaataatttttttatcatcatctatattgaataaatcatttaataataatttcttatttAAATCGAAAGAATTATGAAGGTAACTATATTTGTcatgataaatattattaatattatcatatgacATAAAAAAATCTTCACATCGTTTCTTCCCATTTTTATAACGAACAGATTCATCCAAATTATTAATTAGATATCTTAAatattcaatattattatgtaaatttttatcatcattatattcTCTTTCGTCATAAAAAAACGATTTAGAATAACctttattttcattgttattattcagaaaattattttttttcataaatattttttcataattttctaagaaactaaaaaaaaaatataacaaatgcTTATAagacaatataaatatattttcaaatatattgttaaaaaaaatatattctttattatcattattcttattatcttcattttttttagaaccattctttttattttctttatcaatACTAATCTCTTCATAGTTAGGATCAAAGAAAGAACTCTTTAAATCGTCTACTTTCATAACAAAAAATCCATGGTtctttaaattaaatatatgatacattatatattttaaacaaTTTATTCTATTCTTCAAatataacttttttatttcttttctgTCCATACCATATGATAAAACTAAATTCAAACACTCAGCAACTTCTTCGCTTGACAACACATAGGAGTGTAAAGATTTAAATGATTCCTCTAAATctttattatcaaaaaaataaaagcatTCATCACTTTTGTCATcgtaatttttattatgagttaaatgatttatacatatattatcatatttaatgTCACCTTTATTATCACCCTTAATAGTACCACTTTTATTATCACCCTTAGTAGTATCACTTTGATTAATCCGCATAGGTAATTTTcttacatttttttctttatttagctttttcaaaaaaaagtGACATGCAATGCTTGCTAAATTATTACAgtctaaatataaattttgaaatataaCAAGGTCTTTATTCTTatgaaaaaaaggaataaccttaataaacattttcaatgatttaatatattttttttgtaatatataagaatacatatattctggtattttcattatttcatttatatcatttaataacttttttatttcaattaAATTTTGTatcttttcataatttttaaaaacatcattatttagaaaattagattgtttatctatatattctaaatcattattaatttcattcattttatttttcacaCATTTAaacttttcttttaataaaaccAAAGCATCAGCTgcattaataaatttattataattctcATAAATTAATGTTTGCATACAActatcattttgttttatttctttatctaTCTTTcttgatttatttattaaatcataCATACTAGatttttctaataattctttaaaataatCATTCACATTAAAATTAGAACAATCCATATCAAATTCGTTCAtacaatttattttattcatttcatttttttcattactctcttttatatcattatttatattcttataatttatatcacttcttaaattaatattatcattatcactcctttttaatatagtactcttttcttttaaattttcattCTTCTCATCCGTcttatcaaaaaataaattattatcatcaattGAATTATTCACAATGCTTATcttatttatgttatttatactatttatattatttatactatttatattatttatattatttatattcttcatattattatcactacaTTCTTCAAACTCATCAACTTTATTTCTCGTCTCTATATtgtaataatcatataacaTGGAACCcacattttttcttctattacttttattttccatattatttcaaaaaagaaaaagaaaaatcaaacaataaaataaaataaaaaaaaaaaaaacaaacaaacaaataaataaaacaataaaacaataaaattaaaaaataaatcaaatatataaacaataaaattaaaaaataaatgaaaaatataatacataagaataaaaaaaaaaaaaagcaaagcatatatattttttttttttctttctcacGAAAAATGtgcaacaaaaaaaaaatatatattacatatatatatataataatccacataatatttttgtgtaatatataattattttttacttaaaaaaaaaaaaataaaataaataaattaacttATAAATACAAGCAAAgtataaagaagaaatttatatatttatatctttatatatatatatatttaaaagaaactAATTTAGGCATGGTTTACATgcttattaaaatattcatacaATGATTTATTGAAAATATGCCATGGCAAATACAACAAATAAAGAATCatagtataaataaatataaatatatatatatattatttttatgatcatGACACGTAACCCATTTCAACCTTTTTACAtttcaaaaagaaaaaatattatatatatatatacatatatttatatatctttatttaagATAccaattttattatcataaaataattcaatcaaataaatatatcctTTTAAGGAGCTTTAAATGAGTTTATATATGTGCCTCGCAAGACACACTCtatgtttttattaaaaaaatgtttatttatatctccTTCCTTCTTA
This genomic interval from Plasmodium sp. gorilla clade G2 genome assembly, contig: PADLG01_00_29, whole genome shotgun sequence contains the following:
- a CDS encoding L-seryl-tRNA(Sec) kinase,putative, yielding MNFVLLFYGPPCSGKDKFINYLLKRNKVIYLFLYFFVNIKNEKECSYKQNVEEKKIFIKIIKYYYQIKEREQKNILRTIRRKEDNIAPSFSFLIFLTRHFLNIINKKSSIFILNKYRNTQNETFDHLEGKKKHHKNSRKKIKRKNNNKINNNHKYNKIYKKFFYKPCIHKYNKKLFFIFYKNIYKFIKYFKKFLTYNFNTYIYNISTDQIEKLFYDNTNYIIDAFKRQQIERIDTNNCHVCTLNKSKFYIFHKKDKKINGNIFYPVFKKSNIINKNDTLFIKLKKTNKKEKKKQNKKPTSYNQIKYWNLSREIAYEYCKNIMRRGGTQNRIIILNDTFHLPSMRKEYYILTKKYPYNYIQTYINTPLATCLNRNKKRVKFKYISSKTIIRNYKCHKKYSIQSNQEKYLSKMIHVVKSKFKWQEKILSLQVNTFYKKYKTKKNKVGKFQLVHILRFIYNHFDNFKNMDTIKIRKHDKKKNDMNPNKLNILNVTINKIIHEKLKNLPNEKKNEYAKRFHVIKLEILKECRMNKMITPEYIDKKLDIS
- a CDS encoding vacuolar protein sorting-associated protein 51, putative, with protein sequence MENKSNRRKNVGSMLYDYYNIETRNKVDEFEECSDNNMKNINNINNINSINNINSINNINKISIVNNSIDDNNLFFDKTDEKNENLKEKSTILKRSDNDNINLRSDINYKNINNDIKESNEKNEMNKINCMNEFDMDCSNFNVNDYFKELLEKSSMYDLINKSRKIDKEIKQNDSCMQTLIYENYNKFINAADALVLLKEKFKCVKNKMNEINNDLEYIDKQSNFLNNDVFKNYEKIQNLIEIKKLLNDINEIMKIPEYMYSYILQKKYIKSLKMFIKVIPFFHKNKDLVIFQNLYLDCNNLASIACHFFLKKLNKEKNVRKLPMRINQSDTTKGDNKSGTIKGDNKGDIKYDNICINHLTHNKNYDDKSDECFYFFDNKDLEESFKSLHSYVLSSEEVAECLNLVLSYGMDRKEIKKLYLKNRINCLKYIMYHIFNLKNHGFFVMKVDDLKSSFFDPNYEEISIDKENKKNGSKKNEDNKNNDNKEYIFFNNIFENIFILSYKHLLYFFFSFLENYEKIFMKKNNFLNNNNENKGYSKSFFYDEREYNDDKNLHNNIEYLRYLINNLDESVRYKNGKKRCEDFFMSYDNINNIYHDKYSYLHNSFDLNKKLLLNDLFNIDDDKKIIEVLLDIFFKVLCKITIDYIYMFNPPIKLIVKLLKIFIDNINIHNNKIYYKDKILYYMNRFIKKIYYVLLKLYFYNLCFHINIYIYTYFQTCNKKKLIDILESRNELAHYIILKLCLTVMDFEPFYVQIKLDNNFYVKHFFNFVIIYLESLSKHIDSFIYYFVCVHEKGSILKHIKDEEKKENNKCDNISNPDGNNNNNNIDSNNMDSPNICHNQFDKNVSKDLFYFTYESADNIIYEDKENIFTHKNLYYILDEENINIYIGTPGRLHKLIHEKKIIKLNNISTVIFDEYDFFFSSMKVKNNLKNKENVVELENQFFAKLLKSIYLKNKEEDVQKKKIIKDTNNIQHYKNNISVVNVICCSATSAIYPYLTYTKHIITTNFLNNLYSEFINDKYITDQNHKERKQIQNEDVTTSDTSITKKKQEILNNENNNNNDDDNYSSSSCSSCSSGGEDDLHLNHQKNNDTKQTNNSFINYKREQIMLNDLFKINSIVNMPKNLIHLNYCYDKKNKERNNNATSNFLRVLFSNPLNKNVLVFCNTKKKVLDLWSLFRNRFDVDIQTIFSQKDKGKKKIFKDINYANFFKNDLIDYKNLKKYVNFLFISTNLLYRGINCMGFTTIINYDMPFDTTEYVHRCGRIGRINNKGAIINIFEKKMKRNYNKEIFKKLNIKTYDIDCYMNNMFTFKEKIKR